Proteins from a single region of Trichocoleus desertorum ATA4-8-CV12:
- a CDS encoding leucine-rich repeat domain-containing protein has protein sequence MTREELLALIDQAAEEGWTELSLSNNQLTQIPEAIAQLTNLTTLDLSSNQLTQVPEAIAQLTNLTTLHLSSNQLTQVPEAIAQLTNLTTLHLSSNQLTQVPEAIAQLTNLTTLDLSNNQLTQVPEAIAQLTNLTTLDLSNNQLTQVPEAIAQLTNLTTLDLSYNQLTQVPEAIAQLTNLTTLDLSYNQLTQVPEAIAQLTSLTTLYLRNNQLTQVPEAIAQLTSLTTLYLRNNQLTQVPEAIAQLTSLTTLTLSSNQLTQVPEAIAQLTNLTTLDLSNNQLTQVPKAIAQLTSLTTLHLSRSQLTQVPAAIAQLTNLTTLTLSSNQLTQVPAAIAQLTNLTTLALFNNQLTQVPEAIAQLTNLTTLTLSSNQLTQVPEAIAQLTNLTKLDLSDNQLTQVPEAITQLTNLTKLDLSGNQLTQVPEAIAQLTNLTKLDLSGNQLTQVPEAIAQLTNLTKLHLYNNQITEIPSWLEELPNLNKLDLRQNPLPISPEILGPPDLHQDPGSVEAIFNYCRQLRSGEVRPLNEAKLLLIGQGSVGKTSLINRLLYNRFNRHESQTDGLNIETWNIHVNSKDVRLNVWDFGGQEIYHATHQFFLTKRSLYLLVCNCRTSEEENRIEYWLKLIESFGGQSPVIIVGNKKDEQPFDINRKALRDKYPNIKDIIETSCDTNEGINDLRSAITREVGQLNDVYNLLPLSWFEVKEQLESMDEDFISYGKYACICAAKTVTEETNQEQLIDLLHNLGLVLNFRDHPILQSTNVLNPDWVTEGIYALLSDEILKTKTKGILTYADLSRVLNSQRYPTNRHHYLIELMKEFQLCFQIHNCATDTFLIPGLLSKEEPKDTNLEGDTLEFQYHYRVLPESILSRFIVLTHDKIYSHTYWRSGVMLAYTEGSETYNIARIKADLEDKKIFISISGRETTRRSFLVMIRDVFNRIHGTFANPEATEWVPVPDYPNHPPLNYQELLGLEKMGIRDHPIGRLGIIVNLRQLLEGYEPIELRQKHEIDEKGSMGEKAYKNIFIINNNKAEARAMSEGSQYTNNNQGANIGNFVNEAKDSAQVTASNFSQTSGANTAELLQLITNMRQIAAQFPQEIQDDALVDIDDVEVEIKKPENQRNLTRLRKRLFALAAIGAMIATQIASGTDFANNAIDLGSKLGIELQLPPASKP, from the coding sequence ATGACGCGAGAGGAGTTGCTAGCGCTAATTGATCAAGCAGCCGAAGAAGGTTGGACAGAGCTTTCCCTCTCTAACAACCAGCTCACGCAGATTCCAGAAGCGATCGCCCAACTCACCAATCTGACTACGCTTGACCTCTCCAGCAACCAGCTCACGCAAGTTCCAGAAGCGATCGCCCAACTCACCAATCTGACTACGCTTCACCTCTCTAGCAACCAGCTCACGCAAGTTCCAGAAGCGATCGCCCAACTCACCAATCTGACTACGCTTCACCTCTCTAGCAACCAGCTCACGCAAGTTCCAGAAGCGATCGCCCAACTCACCAATCTCACTACGCTTGACCTCTCTAACAACCAGCTCACGCAAGTTCCAGAAGCGATCGCCCAACTCACCAATCTCACTACGCTTGACCTCTCTAACAACCAGCTCACGCAAGTTCCAGAAGCGATCGCCCAACTCACCAATCTGACTACGCTTGACCTCTCATACAACCAGCTCACACAAGTTCCAGAAGCGATCGCCCAACTCACCAATCTCACTACGCTTGACCTCTCATACAACCAGCTCACACAAGTTCCAGAAGCGATCGCACAACTGACAAGTCTGACTACGCTTTACCTCCGTAACAACCAGCTCACACAAGTTCCAGAAGCGATCGCACAACTGACAAGTCTGACTACGCTTTACCTCCGTAACAACCAGCTCACACAAGTTCCAGAAGCGATCGCACAACTGACAAGTCTGACTACGCTTACCCTCTCTAGCAACCAGCTCACACAAGTTCCAGAAGCGATCGCACAACTCACCAATCTCACTACGCTTGACCTCTCTAACAACCAGCTCACGCAAGTTCCAAAAGCGATCGCACAACTGACAAGTCTGACTACGCTTCACCTTTCTAGAAGCCAGCTCACACAAGTTCCAGCAGCGATCGCCCAACTCACCAATCTCACTACGCTTACCCTCTCTAGCAACCAGCTCACACAAGTTCCAGCAGCGATCGCCCAACTCACCAATCTCACTACGCTTGCCCTCTTTAACAACCAGCTCACACAAGTTCCAGAAGCGATCGCCCAACTCACTAATCTCACTACGCTTACCCTCTCTAGCAACCAGCTCACGCAAGTTCCAGAAGCGATCGCCCAACTCACTAATCTCACTAAGCTTGACCTTTCTGACAACCAGCTCACACAAGTTCCAGAAGCGATCACACAACTCACTAATCTCACTAAGCTTGACCTTTCTGGCAACCAGCTCACGCAAGTTCCAGAAGCGATCGCACAACTCACTAATCTCACTAAGCTTGACCTTTCTGGCAACCAGCTCACGCAAGTTCCAGAAGCGATCGCACAACTCACCAATCTCACTAAGCTTCACCTCTATAACAATCAAATTACTGAGATACCCAGTTGGCTCGAAGAACTACCCAATCTCAATAAATTAGATCTGCGTCAAAATCCGCTACCCATTTCCCCAGAAATTCTTGGCCCACCAGACCTTCATCAAGATCCTGGTTCTGTTGAGGCTATCTTCAATTACTGCCGTCAACTCCGTAGTGGCGAAGTCCGCCCGTTGAATGAAGCCAAACTACTCCTCATCGGTCAAGGTAGTGTCGGCAAAACCTCTCTGATCAACCGTCTCCTCTACAACCGATTTAATCGCCACGAATCTCAAACAGATGGCCTCAACATCGAAACCTGGAATATTCACGTCAACAGCAAAGATGTGCGGCTCAACGTCTGGGACTTTGGTGGACAAGAAATTTACCATGCCACTCACCAGTTCTTCCTAACCAAGCGATCTCTTTACCTCTTGGTGTGCAACTGCCGCACCAGTGAAGAGGAAAACCGCATTGAATACTGGCTCAAACTGATCGAAAGCTTTGGCGGTCAATCTCCCGTCATCATCGTGGGCAACAAAAAGGACGAGCAGCCTTTCGACATCAACCGCAAAGCTCTACGCGATAAATACCCCAACATCAAAGACATTATTGAAACATCTTGCGACACCAACGAGGGAATCAACGATCTCCGCAGCGCCATTACCCGTGAAGTGGGCCAACTCAACGATGTTTACAACCTCCTACCACTCTCCTGGTTTGAGGTGAAAGAACAGCTTGAGAGCATGGATGAAGACTTTATCAGCTATGGCAAATACGCTTGCATCTGTGCTGCCAAAACTGTCACCGAAGAAACGAACCAAGAACAACTAATTGACCTCCTGCACAACCTAGGACTGGTACTTAATTTCCGCGATCACCCGATTCTGCAATCCACCAACGTCCTCAACCCTGATTGGGTAACTGAGGGTATTTACGCCCTCCTCAGTGATGAAATCCTCAAAACTAAAACCAAAGGCATTCTTACCTACGCTGACCTCAGCCGCGTTCTTAACTCCCAACGCTACCCTACCAATCGTCATCACTACCTAATCGAGCTGATGAAAGAATTTCAGCTCTGTTTCCAAATCCATAACTGCGCTACAGATACCTTCCTCATCCCCGGACTCCTCTCGAAAGAGGAACCCAAAGATACTAACCTCGAAGGCGACACCCTAGAGTTTCAGTATCACTATCGCGTTCTACCCGAAAGCATCCTCTCCCGCTTCATTGTTCTTACCCACGACAAAATCTATAGCCACACTTACTGGCGCAGCGGAGTCATGCTTGCCTATACCGAAGGTAGCGAAACCTACAACATTGCCCGCATTAAAGCTGACCTAGAAGATAAGAAAATCTTCATCTCTATCAGCGGTCGTGAAACAACTCGGCGATCGTTCCTGGTGATGATCCGCGATGTATTCAACCGAATTCACGGCACCTTCGCCAACCCTGAAGCAACTGAGTGGGTGCCTGTTCCTGACTATCCCAACCATCCACCCCTTAACTACCAGGAACTCTTGGGACTCGAAAAGATGGGAATTCGAGATCATCCAATCGGCAGGCTAGGTATCATTGTGAATCTGCGCCAACTTCTAGAGGGTTACGAACCGATCGAACTGCGGCAAAAACACGAAATTGATGAGAAAGGAAGCATGGGTGAGAAAGCATACAAGAATATATTTATTATCAACAACAACAAAGCAGAGGCAAGAGCAATGTCAGAAGGTTCTCAGTATACAAACAATAACCAAGGCGCAAACATCGGAAACTTCGTCAATGAAGCTAAAGATAGCGCTCAAGTGACAGCATCCAACTTTAGCCAAACCAGCGGTGCCAACACTGCTGAACTCTTACAACTCATCACCAACATGCGCCAAATCGCCGCGCAATTCCCTCAGGAAATCCAGGATGATGCCTTGGTTGACATTGATGATGTAGAAGTGGAAATCAAGAAACCTGAAAATCAGCGCAATTTAACCCGATTGAGAAAGCGCTTGTTTGCTTTAGCAGCCATCGGTGCAATGATTGCTACACAGATTGCAAGCGGCACCGATTTTGCCAATAACGCCATAGATTTAGGCAGCAAACTAGGCATTGAACTTCAGCTTCCTCCTGCGTCTAAGCCATAA
- a CDS encoding AarF/ABC1/UbiB kinase family protein: MRRLLTGGKADEPKLPPPAVLRNILVDLGPVYIKLGQLLSTRPDLLPAEYIEELSTLQDEVPPVAWPAIEMVIRQALRRPLDEVFATIDAVPVAAGSIAQTHHATLANGQEVALKVQRPGLEAVIKQDIALIRGVADLAARTELGKDYDIVAIAEEFTNALQAELDFCQEASYTDQLRRNLSSSRWFDPARLVVPEINWDLTSEKLLVMQWLDGVPLLSAEIRPSADTIIPEEERRQITVLLFRVFFQQLYIDGFFHADPHPGNLFYLKDGRVAILDCGMMGRLDPRTQQILTEMILAISDMDAQRCVQLTLQLGTSSQSVVNLARLETDYDRMLRKYANVNLSELNFSQVFYEILQTARNNKIRFPSNLGLYAKALANLEGVARQFDPEINLLEQIKPLITDLFRRQLIGDQPLQALLRTALDIKSLSLQSPRQIELLLDRVTSETLKWNLTIRDLDPLRRSMDDSANRLSFSILVGCLTIGAAIISSNAPTGRLSQLSIGLFVVASFLGLWLVVSILRSGRLR; the protein is encoded by the coding sequence ATGCGTCGCTTGCTCACCGGAGGCAAGGCGGATGAGCCCAAATTGCCGCCTCCTGCTGTCCTCCGAAACATTTTGGTAGATCTAGGCCCTGTCTACATCAAACTCGGCCAGTTACTCAGCACTCGCCCCGACCTGCTGCCCGCTGAGTATATTGAAGAACTCTCTACCCTCCAAGACGAAGTACCTCCAGTCGCTTGGCCTGCGATTGAAATGGTGATTCGGCAAGCCCTCCGTAGACCGTTGGATGAGGTATTTGCCACCATTGATGCAGTCCCCGTCGCCGCAGGTTCGATCGCCCAAACCCATCACGCGACGTTGGCAAATGGTCAGGAAGTAGCGCTTAAAGTCCAGCGTCCGGGCTTGGAAGCAGTGATTAAGCAAGATATTGCTTTGATTCGGGGAGTGGCAGATTTAGCCGCCCGCACCGAGTTAGGCAAAGACTACGACATCGTAGCGATCGCTGAGGAATTTACCAATGCGCTACAAGCAGAATTGGATTTTTGCCAAGAAGCCAGCTACACTGACCAACTGCGCCGCAATCTCTCTAGTAGTCGCTGGTTTGACCCCGCCCGTTTAGTCGTTCCAGAAATTAACTGGGATTTGACCAGCGAAAAGCTGCTCGTGATGCAGTGGCTGGATGGCGTGCCTTTGCTATCCGCTGAGATTCGCCCTAGTGCGGATACTATTATTCCCGAAGAAGAACGGCGGCAAATTACAGTTTTGTTGTTTCGTGTGTTCTTCCAACAGCTCTACATTGATGGCTTCTTCCACGCTGATCCCCATCCCGGAAACTTGTTCTACCTCAAGGATGGCCGAGTTGCAATTTTAGACTGCGGCATGATGGGACGCTTGGATCCGCGTACTCAGCAAATTTTGACCGAGATGATCTTGGCGATTTCGGATATGGATGCTCAGCGTTGTGTGCAACTGACCCTACAACTTGGAACTTCCAGCCAAAGCGTGGTGAACTTAGCCCGCTTAGAAACCGACTACGATCGCATGTTGCGGAAGTATGCCAATGTCAATCTCTCGGAACTCAACTTTAGTCAGGTGTTCTATGAGATTTTGCAAACGGCTCGAAACAACAAAATTCGTTTCCCTAGCAACCTAGGGTTATATGCCAAAGCACTGGCTAACTTGGAAGGTGTGGCTAGACAATTTGATCCAGAAATCAATTTGTTAGAGCAGATTAAACCCTTGATCACCGATCTCTTCCGGCGACAGTTAATTGGCGATCAACCGCTCCAAGCGTTACTCCGCACGGCTCTAGATATCAAAAGTCTTTCCCTACAATCGCCTCGCCAAATTGAACTGTTGCTCGATCGCGTCACCTCCGAGACCCTAAAGTGGAATCTCACCATCCGTGACCTCGATCCGCTCCGTCGCAGCATGGACGACTCCGCCAACCGTCTCTCTTTTAGTATCCTTGTGGGTTGCTTGACGATCGGCGCAGCGATCATCTCCTCCAATGCCCCCACAGGTAGGCTCTCTCAACTCAGCATTGGCTTATTCGTCGTTGCTAGTTTTCTAGGACTTTGGCTTGTCGTTAGTATTCTCAGGTCAGGCAGGTTGCGGTAG
- a CDS encoding mannose-1-phosphate guanylyltransferase — translation MSNSLIPVILAGGKGERFWPLSRKLRPKQFLSLDGSGKSLLQATADRLLPLAGGWENLWVVTAAHLADGVKAQLPDLPLENLLVESEGRDTAPAVAWSTLEIARRYGEDAVVGFFPADHWIEDQATFQQTLSAAAELATQQEAIVTLGIKPNYPSTGYGYIEQGENTGSYAGSPAYRVDRFTEKPDRETAETFLASGRFSWNSGMFVFRAGVTLNELRVHAPELMHLLEQQGPSSYPNLPKKSIDYALMEKTQKAYVLPVGFGWDDLGDWTAIERLLKGENANVELATHVGIDTAGAILYATNPEDVIVTIGLEDVVVVRDGNVTLVVKKDRTQEIKQALGKLRDRPDLEHLL, via the coding sequence ATGAGCAATTCCCTCATCCCCGTGATCCTGGCTGGTGGCAAAGGCGAACGCTTCTGGCCCCTGAGCCGCAAGCTACGACCCAAGCAATTTCTAAGTTTAGATGGCAGTGGTAAAAGCCTATTGCAAGCCACCGCCGATCGCTTGTTGCCCTTAGCAGGAGGTTGGGAAAATCTCTGGGTGGTCACTGCTGCCCATTTAGCCGACGGCGTAAAAGCACAACTCCCCGATCTCCCTCTAGAGAATTTGTTGGTAGAGTCGGAAGGCCGTGATACTGCCCCTGCGGTCGCCTGGAGCACTTTAGAAATCGCTCGGCGTTATGGAGAAGATGCGGTTGTTGGCTTTTTTCCTGCCGATCACTGGATTGAGGATCAAGCTACTTTTCAACAAACCCTGAGCGCTGCTGCGGAACTAGCTACCCAACAAGAGGCGATCGTCACTTTGGGCATTAAACCCAACTATCCTTCCACGGGGTACGGCTACATTGAGCAGGGAGAAAATACAGGTAGCTACGCAGGCTCCCCCGCGTACCGCGTCGATCGCTTTACCGAAAAGCCCGATCGCGAAACCGCAGAAACATTTCTGGCCAGTGGTCGCTTTAGCTGGAATAGCGGCATGTTTGTCTTTCGAGCGGGCGTCACCCTCAATGAGCTGCGAGTTCACGCCCCAGAGCTGATGCACCTCCTAGAACAGCAAGGCCCCAGTTCGTATCCCAATTTGCCGAAGAAGAGCATCGACTATGCGCTGATGGAAAAGACCCAAAAGGCTTATGTTTTGCCCGTCGGCTTTGGTTGGGATGATTTGGGAGATTGGACGGCGATCGAGCGCTTGCTTAAAGGAGAGAATGCCAATGTTGAGTTGGCAACCCATGTCGGCATTGATACCGCAGGAGCGATTCTCTATGCCACCAACCCCGAAGATGTGATCGTCACAATTGGCCTAGAGGATGTGGTGGTCGTGCGAGATGGCAATGTTACTTTAGTCGTTAAAAAAGACCGCACCCAGGAAATTAAGCAAGCCCTCGGAAAACTGCGCGATCGCCCTGATCTAGAACACCTACTTTAA
- a CDS encoding PAS domain S-box protein — MGRLLRALIVEDSEDDTELLVIELEQQGYDPIYERVDTTKAMQAALEQNSWDVIICDYSMPQFSAPAALALLQARDLDIPFIIVSGTIGEDIAVAAMKAGAHDYLIKGNLARLVPAIERELREAQEREALRQAQKALRENEERFRSLIENALDLIVVLAIDGTIHYSSPSSKSLLGYNSEAIAATNIFQYMHPEDVSNVQHLLQDVIAQPGVTATTEFRCQHQDGSWRVLEASGKHFVEPGGMTRIIVNARDSTERKQAEEMRKALETEKELSELRSRFYSMMSHEFRSPLTAIQMTAQLMRDHSEAFDLTKQQECFQRILNATKRLVHLVDDVLVIGKAESGKFQFVPAPLDLIAFCQELITEFQLTSGKKHQILFRCERDDLEVEMDEDLLRHVLSNLLTNAIKYSPANTEIWFELQQQHDVAILQVQDQGIGIPAEDLPHLFETFHRGSNVEQIPGTGLGLAIAKKFAELQGGTITATSKLGVGTTFTVTLPLQTHL, encoded by the coding sequence ATGGGTCGGCTCTTGCGAGCTTTGATTGTGGAAGACTCTGAGGATGACACAGAGTTATTAGTCATAGAACTGGAGCAACAGGGTTATGACCCAATTTACGAGCGTGTGGACACCACCAAGGCGATGCAGGCAGCCCTAGAACAGAACAGTTGGGATGTGATTATTTGTGATTACTCCATGCCCCAATTCAGTGCTCCAGCGGCTTTGGCTTTGTTGCAAGCCAGAGATCTAGATATCCCCTTCATTATTGTCTCCGGCACGATTGGCGAAGATATTGCTGTGGCCGCGATGAAAGCAGGGGCGCATGATTACTTGATTAAAGGGAATCTAGCGCGATTAGTGCCAGCGATCGAGCGGGAACTGCGAGAAGCCCAAGAACGCGAAGCACTGCGGCAAGCCCAAAAAGCCTTGCGAGAAAATGAAGAACGCTTTCGATCGCTGATCGAGAATGCCCTCGATTTGATTGTAGTTTTGGCGATCGATGGCACCATTCACTACAGCAGTCCTTCTAGCAAATCTCTTTTAGGATATAACTCAGAGGCGATCGCAGCCACCAATATTTTTCAATACATGCATCCTGAGGATGTTTCTAACGTACAGCACCTCTTGCAGGATGTCATTGCTCAGCCCGGAGTGACGGCGACGACTGAATTTCGGTGCCAACATCAAGATGGAAGTTGGCGAGTCCTAGAGGCCAGTGGCAAACATTTTGTGGAACCCGGCGGTATGACCCGGATTATTGTGAATGCACGCGATAGCACCGAACGCAAGCAAGCTGAGGAGATGCGAAAAGCCCTCGAAACCGAAAAAGAGCTAAGTGAGCTACGGTCTCGGTTCTATTCCATGATGTCCCATGAGTTTCGCAGCCCGCTCACAGCCATTCAGATGACCGCTCAACTGATGCGAGATCATTCTGAAGCGTTTGATCTCACCAAGCAGCAGGAATGTTTTCAACGCATTCTTAATGCGACAAAACGCTTAGTGCATCTAGTCGATGATGTGTTGGTCATAGGTAAGGCGGAATCCGGTAAGTTTCAATTTGTGCCTGCTCCGCTGGATTTGATCGCCTTTTGTCAAGAATTAATCACTGAGTTTCAACTGACCAGTGGCAAGAAACATCAAATCCTGTTTAGGTGTGAGAGAGACGACTTAGAAGTAGAGATGGATGAGGATCTGTTGCGCCATGTCTTGAGCAACCTATTGACCAATGCCATTAAATATTCACCTGCAAACACCGAGATCTGGTTTGAGTTACAGCAACAGCATGACGTTGCTATTTTACAGGTTCAAGATCAAGGAATTGGTATCCCTGCTGAAGATTTGCCCCACTTATTTGAAACTTTTCATCGCGGTAGTAATGTGGAACAGATTCCAGGCACAGGATTAGGTTTAGCGATCGCCAAAAAATTTGCTGAGTTGCAAGGCGGCACCATTACAGCCACCAGCAAATTAGGAGTGGGCACAACCTTTACAGTCACCCTTCCGCTCCAAACCCATTTGTGA
- a CDS encoding response regulator, with protein MLKKRILLVEDNPDDEELTLLAFEDCQIANEVIVKRDGAEALDYLLGQGIYRDRELYPMPSLVLLDLKLPKIDGLEVLRRLRSNDRTNVLPVIVLTTSKEEQDLISSYSLGCNSYIRKPVDFDQFMEAIRQLGVYWLLLNETPSL; from the coding sequence ATGCTCAAAAAAAGAATCTTACTCGTAGAAGATAATCCCGATGACGAAGAGTTGACTTTATTGGCATTTGAAGACTGCCAGATTGCCAACGAGGTCATTGTTAAGCGGGATGGAGCCGAAGCGCTAGACTACCTATTGGGTCAAGGAATCTATCGCGATCGCGAGCTTTACCCTATGCCATCCCTCGTTTTGTTGGACTTAAAGCTCCCTAAAATTGATGGCTTGGAAGTCTTGCGTCGTCTCCGCAGTAACGATCGCACCAACGTTTTACCCGTCATTGTCTTAACCACCTCCAAAGAGGAGCAAGACTTAATTAGTAGTTACAGCTTGGGATGCAACAGCTACATTCGCAAACCTGTAGATTTTGATCAATTCATGGAAGCAATTCGCCAACTAGGGGTCTATTGGTTGCTTCTAAACGAAACGCCCTCACTATAA
- a CDS encoding PAS domain S-box protein produces MSEFLETLLVSSGFIPHGHCYLWKPGLVGLHLVSDALIALSYYSIPLMLVYFVRKRRDIPFDWIFWMFGLFIVACGTTHVINIWTLWHPVYWLAGLVKAITALASVGTAASLFYLLPQALALTSPAQLAAVNLALSNEVVERKQAEAHVQTLNAELEQRVSERAAALIQSNERLKSEIAERSRVETELRRSLKELSDIKFALDKAAIVATTDQHGTINYVNDKFCELSKYSRAELLGQNHRIINSGHHSALFFEVLWATISSGKVWHGEIQNRAKDGSYYWVDTTIVPFLDQAGHPFQYLAIRFDMTERKQAEVALRNSRERFRLLVEGVQDYAIIMLSAEGQVASWNSGAARIMGYQAPEIIGQSVSRFYPDVSNSQAKAQQEIQIATTTGRFEEEGWRMRQDGSQFWAHVILTALNDGTGQLRGFSKVTRDITDRRRAEQEIKALNQELEQRVTERTTQLAAINQELEAFAYSVSHDLRAPLRSIDGFSQTLLERHAEQLDAKGQHYLQRVRAGTQRMGQLIDDLLNLSRVTRSEMSWQPVDLSAIAQSIATELQQSPPERQVELAIAPDLMAYGDTQLLTIVLDNLLRNAWKFTSKHSQAWVELGALPSADTPIYFVRDDGTGFDMEYAHKLFGAFQRLHAMTEFPGTGIGLATVQRIIHRHGGKVWAEGAVEQGACFYFTLSPKAERNLSSENQETV; encoded by the coding sequence ATGTCGGAGTTTCTCGAAACGTTGCTGGTTTCCAGCGGATTTATCCCACACGGACACTGTTACCTTTGGAAGCCAGGTCTAGTAGGGCTGCATCTCGTCTCAGATGCCCTGATAGCGCTCTCTTATTACTCAATTCCGCTCATGCTGGTGTATTTCGTGCGGAAGCGCCGAGATATTCCTTTTGACTGGATTTTTTGGATGTTTGGGCTGTTTATTGTGGCTTGCGGCACAACGCATGTCATTAATATTTGGACGCTATGGCATCCCGTGTATTGGCTGGCTGGCCTGGTTAAGGCGATTACTGCTTTAGCTTCAGTAGGAACCGCCGCTTCGTTATTTTACTTACTGCCTCAAGCCTTGGCTTTAACCAGTCCAGCGCAACTTGCAGCGGTCAACCTAGCTTTATCTAATGAAGTGGTGGAGCGTAAGCAAGCAGAAGCTCATGTACAAACTCTAAATGCAGAGCTAGAGCAACGAGTGAGTGAACGAGCCGCCGCCTTAATACAATCGAACGAACGGCTCAAAAGTGAAATTGCTGAGCGCAGCCGAGTCGAAACAGAACTGCGACGATCGCTCAAAGAGCTATCTGATATTAAATTTGCTCTAGATAAAGCCGCGATCGTAGCCACAACCGACCAACACGGCACCATCAACTACGTCAATGACAAATTCTGTGAGCTGTCGAAATACTCCAGAGCCGAATTGCTAGGCCAAAACCATCGCATCATTAATTCGGGTCATCATTCTGCTCTGTTTTTTGAAGTTCTGTGGGCCACCATTAGCAGCGGTAAAGTATGGCACGGAGAAATTCAGAACCGAGCGAAAGACGGCAGCTATTACTGGGTCGATACGACCATCGTGCCGTTTCTGGATCAGGCGGGGCACCCCTTCCAGTACCTAGCCATTCGCTTCGATATGACTGAGCGCAAACAAGCAGAAGTAGCCCTAAGGAACAGCAGGGAGCGCTTTCGCTTGCTAGTAGAAGGGGTGCAAGACTACGCCATTATTATGCTGAGTGCTGAGGGCCAAGTCGCCAGTTGGAACAGCGGTGCAGCGCGAATTATGGGTTATCAAGCACCAGAGATTATTGGCCAATCAGTTTCTCGTTTTTACCCCGATGTCAGCAACTCACAGGCTAAAGCTCAGCAAGAAATACAGATCGCTACCACGACAGGCCGATTTGAAGAAGAAGGCTGGCGCATGCGCCAAGATGGGTCGCAGTTTTGGGCGCATGTCATCCTGACTGCCTTGAATGACGGAACTGGGCAACTGCGGGGTTTCTCCAAGGTGACGCGCGACATCACCGATCGCAGGCGAGCAGAGCAAGAAATTAAAGCGCTCAATCAGGAATTGGAACAACGGGTCACGGAGCGCACTACCCAACTAGCGGCCATCAACCAAGAACTTGAAGCCTTTGCCTACTCGGTATCCCACGACTTGCGTGCTCCTTTGCGGAGTATTGATGGCTTCAGCCAAACGCTACTAGAGCGCCATGCCGAGCAACTCGATGCTAAGGGGCAACATTACTTGCAACGAGTCCGGGCAGGTACGCAGCGAATGGGCCAACTGATCGATGATTTGCTCAATTTGTCGCGAGTGACTCGCAGCGAAATGAGCTGGCAGCCAGTAGATTTAAGCGCGATCGCCCAGTCTATCGCGACCGAGCTACAGCAGAGCCCGCCAGAGCGTCAAGTCGAGTTGGCGATCGCCCCTGACTTGATGGCCTATGGTGACACTCAACTACTAACCATTGTGCTCGACAACTTACTGAGAAACGCCTGGAAGTTTACATCCAAACATTCTCAAGCCTGGGTTGAGTTGGGAGCCTTACCCTCAGCAGACACACCCATTTACTTTGTCCGTGACGATGGCACTGGCTTTGATATGGAGTATGCTCACAAATTATTCGGAGCTTTTCAGCGACTGCATGCGATGACTGAGTTTCCTGGGACTGGCATTGGCTTAGCCACCGTACAGCGTATCATTCACCGACATGGTGGTAAGGTGTGGGCCGAAGGGGCCGTGGAGCAAGGAGCTTGCTTTTACTTTACGCTGTCCCCCAAAGCCGAGCGCAACCTCTCTTCCGAGAATCAGGAAACGGTCTAA
- a CDS encoding protease complex subunit PrcB family protein has protein sequence MPIPFCLREPNFLKDGWCLRLLILGFAIALVSCTPAPVPVISGTSGTSGTSGASAPGASVTPGAQPQAAPSSSTQTKLPDASPTEIATSSSISFQMLPIGRNPLSTRSISEPQLLVFRNQQEWANFWNSNASSDANPKKTVVPAVDFLDQQAIAVTLGSRPTGGFSIQIDQIEKLATSQSQEWVVRYTEKVPGADCFVTQQTTTPTIFLLTAASDAPIRMQGKILTDSCNS, from the coding sequence ATGCCGATACCATTCTGTTTAAGAGAGCCAAATTTCCTGAAGGATGGTTGGTGTTTAAGGTTATTGATTTTAGGTTTCGCGATCGCCTTAGTAAGTTGCACTCCTGCCCCTGTACCTGTGATATCTGGGACATCTGGGACATCTGGGACATCCGGGGCATCTGCACCTGGAGCATCTGTGACACCTGGGGCACAACCTCAAGCCGCCCCCTCTAGCTCTACCCAAACTAAACTTCCTGATGCTTCACCTACCGAAATCGCCACCAGCTCATCTATTTCGTTTCAAATGTTGCCCATTGGACGCAATCCTTTATCAACCCGCTCTATTTCTGAGCCGCAACTTTTAGTATTTCGAAATCAGCAAGAATGGGCTAATTTTTGGAATTCTAATGCTTCGTCCGATGCAAATCCGAAAAAGACTGTGGTGCCTGCCGTTGATTTTCTCGACCAGCAGGCGATCGCAGTCACCTTGGGTTCGCGGCCTACAGGTGGTTTTAGTATACAAATTGACCAGATAGAAAAGTTAGCAACATCCCAGAGTCAAGAGTGGGTGGTTCGTTATACAGAGAAGGTTCCAGGTGCAGATTGTTTTGTGACTCAGCAGACAACAACCCCAACAATTTTTCTTTTGACAGCCGCTTCCGATGCGCCTATTCGTATGCAAGGAAAGATACTCACAGACTCTTGTAATAGTTAG